From Chitinophagaceae bacterium, a single genomic window includes:
- the rpsI gene encoding 30S ribosomal protein S9 has product MLSEKTKNIMSTGRRKTSVARIIIKENSQNPEIKVNDRSIENYFPSDILRLIVQQPLTLVKETEKYSIDVKVYGGGIKGQAEAIRHALARALTLINSEYRPALKKEKFLTRDPRMVERKKYGKRKARKRFQFSKR; this is encoded by the coding sequence ATGTTATCTGAAAAAACAAAAAATATAATGAGCACGGGAAGGAGAAAAACATCTGTTGCCCGTATAATAATAAAAGAAAATTCACAGAATCCGGAAATAAAAGTAAACGATAGAAGTATTGAAAACTATTTTCCATCCGATATACTAAGACTTATAGTACAACAACCGCTAACTCTCGTAAAAGAAACAGAAAAGTATTCTATAGATGTAAAAGTATACGGTGGCGGAATTAAAGGACAAGCAGAAGCAATAAGGCATGCCCTCGCAAGGGCTTTAACACTCATAAATAGTGAATATAGACCGGCTTTAAAAAAAGAAAAATTCCTTACTAGAGATCCCAGAATGGTAGAAAGAAAAAAATACGGAAAAAGAAAAGCAAGAAAAAGATTTCAATTCAGCAAACGTTAA
- the msrB gene encoding peptide-methionine (R)-S-oxide reductase MsrB: protein MKSLIFIIAIINVSPCYSQTGQSKKVEKIKDISHMKDEDWKKKLTAEEYYVLREKGTERAFTGEYWDNHEKGIFSCAGCELDLFDSQTKYESGTGWPSFWDVVKKENVKEITDTSHGMTRTEVVCARCGGHLGHLFPDGPNPTGNRYCINSVSLKLKKNKKQ from the coding sequence ATGAAATCACTTATTTTTATTATAGCCATTATAAATGTATCGCCTTGTTATTCTCAAACAGGGCAGTCAAAAAAAGTAGAAAAAATAAAAGATATATCTCATATGAAAGACGAAGATTGGAAAAAAAAATTAACAGCAGAAGAATATTACGTTTTAAGAGAAAAGGGAACAGAACGAGCTTTCACAGGAGAATATTGGGATAATCATGAAAAAGGTATTTTTTCCTGTGCAGGATGTGAATTAGATCTTTTTGATTCTCAAACAAAATATGAATCAGGTACGGGCTGGCCCAGTTTTTGGGACGTAGTAAAAAAAGAAAATGTAAAAGAAATTACTGATACAAGCCACGGGATGACACGAACAGAAGTAGTTTGTGCTAGATGTGGCGGACATTTAGGGCATCTTTTCCCCGATGGACCTAATCCTACCGGAAACAGATATTGTATAAATTCTGTATCATTAAAATTAAAAAAAAATAAAAAACAATAA
- a CDS encoding Do family serine endopeptidase, translating to MFFFSEKNNLSSEINNQITQVKYIPDSTTNIDVPPELNFVYSAKISLPTVVHIKTKYEFIDSEETNNFFFYYFNLPERKYQEEGAGSGVIISDDGYIVTNNHVIHNATNIEVILNDNRSYTAKIIGTDPTTDIALLKIDEKELPFIKFSNSDKLEIGQWVLAIGNPFEYRSTVTAGIISALARNIHIIQDENRLQIESFIQTDAAVNPGNSGGALVNIKGELVGINTAIASKTGSYSGYSFAVPSNLVKKVTEDLRKYSTVQRALLGISIIDVSASLASQKKLSVTNGVYVNNVQKNSAAAEAGVEPGDVIIAINNEEVKNVPKLQEKIAVKRPGETVYVTIIRNNKKLSLNIKLKKAITLLNNQEENNNTNSIQIDGGTFVTISMEEARRIGKNGGVKLIEIEEGKWMDAGIKKGFIITKIDKESVSNIQQLSKIIENKKDGMLVEGYYSNGTKAYYGIGW from the coding sequence GTGTTCTTTTTCTCTGAAAAAAACAATCTCTCCTCCGAAATAAACAATCAAATCACCCAAGTGAAATATATCCCCGACAGCACTACTAATATAGACGTTCCCCCCGAACTTAATTTTGTATACAGTGCGAAAATTTCTCTCCCCACCGTAGTCCATATAAAAACAAAATATGAATTTATAGATTCCGAAGAAACAAATAATTTTTTCTTTTATTATTTTAATCTCCCCGAAAGAAAATACCAAGAAGAAGGTGCGGGTTCAGGAGTCATTATTAGTGATGATGGATATATTGTAACTAATAATCACGTGATACATAATGCCACAAATATAGAAGTAATTTTAAATGATAATAGAAGTTACACAGCAAAAATAATAGGAACAGACCCTACAACAGATATTGCCTTACTCAAAATAGATGAAAAAGAACTTCCTTTTATAAAATTTTCCAACTCTGATAAATTAGAAATAGGACAATGGGTATTAGCAATAGGAAACCCTTTTGAATATAGGTCTACCGTTACTGCGGGCATCATAAGTGCATTAGCAAGAAATATCCATATTATCCAAGATGAAAATAGATTACAAATAGAATCATTTATTCAAACAGACGCAGCAGTAAATCCAGGAAACAGTGGGGGAGCATTGGTAAATATAAAAGGGGAACTCGTAGGTATCAATACAGCAATAGCGAGTAAGACAGGAAGTTATTCAGGATATTCTTTTGCTGTTCCTTCTAATTTAGTAAAAAAAGTAACCGAAGACCTACGAAAATATTCTACTGTTCAAAGAGCTTTACTTGGCATATCTATCATAGACGTATCTGCATCACTCGCATCTCAAAAAAAATTATCTGTCACTAATGGAGTATATGTAAATAATGTACAAAAAAACAGTGCAGCAGCAGAAGCCGGAGTAGAACCAGGTGATGTTATTATTGCTATTAATAATGAAGAAGTTAAAAATGTTCCCAAACTCCAAGAGAAAATAGCTGTTAAAAGACCCGGTGAAACAGTATATGTCACCATTATAAGAAATAATAAAAAACTTTCTCTGAACATAAAATTAAAGAAGGCTATCACCCTTCTCAATAATCAAGAAGAAAATAATAATACCAATAGTATACAAATAGACGGAGGGACATTTGTTACTATATCCATGGAAGAAGCAAGACGAATAGGAAAAAACGGAGGAGTAAAATTAATAGAAATAGAAGAAGGAAAATGGATGGACGCAGGTATAAAAAAGGGATTTATTATAACAAAAATTGATAAAGAATCTGTATCTAACATACAACAACTCTCAAAAATTATTGAGAATAAAAAAGATGGAATGCTCGTAGAAGGATATTATTCTAACGGAACAAAAGCATATTATGGAATAGGCTGGTAA
- the rplM gene encoding 50S ribosomal protein L13: MDALSYKTQFLNNEEAKEGKKWILVDAKNQILGRVSSEISKILRGKKKPTFTPHIDCGDNVIVINAEKVKLTGKKMTNKIYVRYTGYPGGQRFATPRTLLEKDPRKLIEKAVRGMLPKTRLGRECFRNLYVYAGETHPHQAQTPQQISL; encoded by the coding sequence GTGGATGCATTAAGTTATAAAACACAGTTTTTAAACAACGAAGAGGCAAAAGAAGGGAAAAAATGGATATTAGTAGATGCTAAAAATCAAATATTAGGAAGGGTATCTTCAGAAATATCAAAGATATTAAGAGGTAAAAAAAAACCAACTTTTACTCCTCATATAGATTGCGGAGATAATGTAATAGTTATTAATGCAGAAAAAGTAAAACTTACCGGAAAAAAAATGACCAATAAAATATATGTAAGGTATACAGGATATCCTGGAGGACAAAGATTTGCTACCCCAAGAACTTTATTAGAAAAAGATCCAAGAAAACTCATAGAAAAAGCAGTCCGTGGAATGCTCCCTAAAACACGATTAGGGAGAGAGTGTTTTAGAAATCTCTATGTATATGCAGGAGAAACACACCCACATCAAGCCCAAACACCCCAACAAATTTCTTTATAA
- the rpsB gene encoding 30S ribosomal protein S2: protein MINIEYKNLLEAGVHFGHLTQKWDPRMAPYIFMKKNGIHIIDLNKTIQCLEVTSQAIKNIVTKGGKIMFVATKKQAKALVVEEAEKLKMPYVTERWIGGMLTNFTTVRKSLKKLQSIEKTISQEQEWDERVKKEKNKIKKDQEKLKKTLGGIATMTRLPAALFVIDIKNEHIAIKEARKLKIPIFAIVDTNVNPNDVDFPIPGNDDAFKSIQIIIQHISNVIQETIQTQKNDKEAYMNQTVE from the coding sequence ATGATAAATATAGAATATAAAAATTTATTAGAAGCAGGTGTACACTTTGGTCACCTTACGCAAAAATGGGATCCCAGAATGGCACCATATATATTCATGAAAAAAAATGGAATTCATATTATAGATCTCAATAAAACAATACAATGTTTAGAAGTAACCTCTCAAGCTATAAAAAACATAGTCACCAAAGGAGGTAAAATAATGTTTGTAGCTACGAAAAAACAAGCAAAAGCATTAGTAGTAGAAGAAGCTGAAAAACTGAAAATGCCATACGTAACCGAACGATGGATAGGAGGTATGCTTACAAACTTTACAACTGTACGAAAATCACTAAAGAAACTACAATCCATAGAAAAAACTATATCGCAAGAACAAGAATGGGATGAAAGAGTAAAAAAAGAAAAAAATAAAATAAAAAAAGATCAAGAAAAATTAAAAAAAACACTCGGAGGTATAGCAACTATGACACGGTTACCCGCAGCTCTTTTTGTTATAGATATAAAAAACGAACATATAGCAATTAAAGAAGCAAGAAAACTAAAAATACCTATTTTTGCTATTGTAGATACAAATGTAAATCCCAATGATGTAGATTTCCCTATACCAGGAAATGATGATGCTTTTAAATCAATCCAAATAATAATACAACACATATCAAACGTCATACAGGAAACAATCCAAACACAAAAAAATGATAAAGAAGCATATATGAATCAAACAGTAGAATAA
- the tsf gene encoding translation elongation factor Ts — protein sequence MNITAQDVNKLRQITGSGMMDCKTALTEANGDFDKAIEILRKKGQKVSNARSDRETKEGIVTVRNNPKNTECIILSLTCETDFVAKNNDFISLGNAIADATFSHKPKSISEIKTLSVDKFTIEEKIIELIGKIGEKIEISDYQILNGEKILSYIHPGSKLGVLVKFSGVQGIPNIDEIGKDIAMQIAAMNPVAVDKNDVSQAIIDKEMEIGKELARKENKPEAMLEKIALGRLNKFYQESTLLNQFFVKDNTITIKQYLNSIKKELSVVEFKRISIG from the coding sequence ATGAACATAACCGCACAAGATGTAAATAAACTAAGGCAAATAACAGGATCCGGAATGATGGACTGTAAAACTGCCCTAACAGAAGCAAATGGAGATTTTGATAAAGCAATTGAAATACTCCGTAAAAAAGGACAAAAAGTATCCAACGCTAGATCTGACAGGGAAACTAAGGAAGGAATAGTTACAGTAAGAAATAATCCAAAAAACACAGAATGTATTATATTATCTCTCACCTGTGAAACAGATTTTGTTGCTAAAAATAATGATTTTATATCCTTAGGAAATGCAATAGCAGATGCAACGTTTTCCCACAAACCAAAATCTATTTCAGAAATAAAAACTCTATCAGTTGATAAGTTTACTATTGAAGAAAAAATAATAGAACTCATAGGAAAAATAGGAGAGAAAATAGAAATATCGGACTATCAAATTCTAAATGGAGAAAAAATATTATCTTATATTCATCCAGGCAGTAAATTAGGAGTATTAGTAAAATTTTCAGGGGTACAAGGAATCCCAAATATAGATGAGATAGGAAAAGATATTGCAATGCAAATAGCAGCTATGAATCCTGTAGCTGTGGATAAAAACGACGTTTCTCAAGCAATAATAGATAAAGAAATGGAAATAGGAAAAGAACTTGCTAGAAAAGAAAATAAACCCGAAGCAATGTTAGAAAAAATAGCTCTCGGACGTCTTAATAAATTTTATCAAGAATCCACCCTACTCAACCAGTTTTTTGTGAAAGATAATACTATAACTATAAAACAATACTTGAACAGCATCAAAAAAGAACTCTCTGTAGTAGAATTTAAAAGAATATCTATAGGATAA
- a CDS encoding MlaD family protein: MKYSKEVKIGILTITALFLFYYGFEFLKGVEIFKSTNTYLVIYEKVGGLKVSNSIVLSGFAVGKVSNITILQNSNNNVLVEFAIDKKIILGKNTKAKLYSTDFLGGKAIELIVHGIEYPISEYDTIPGEIEKEITESLQEKSDPLLKKIDTTITSINKIFTGFGNGGEKINESITHINEILIQNKKQIHEILISLHNTSLILEKTIPKVDALVLDANTSMKKINNIPIEKIGENLLLISHNLNTTIALINKGQGTIGKFLTQDDIYQNLNNTITNLDSVLVILRENPRHYFAPFGKKKKKK, translated from the coding sequence ATGAAATATTCAAAAGAAGTAAAAATTGGAATTTTAACAATAACAGCACTTTTTTTATTTTACTACGGATTTGAGTTTTTAAAAGGAGTAGAAATATTTAAATCTACTAATACCTATTTAGTCATTTATGAAAAAGTAGGAGGACTTAAAGTTTCTAATTCCATAGTTCTAAGCGGATTTGCTGTAGGAAAAGTGAGTAATATTACTATATTACAAAATTCTAATAACAACGTATTGGTAGAATTCGCTATAGATAAAAAAATAATATTGGGAAAAAATACAAAAGCAAAACTTTACAGCACTGATTTTTTAGGCGGAAAAGCCATAGAACTTATAGTACATGGTATTGAATATCCCATTAGCGAATATGACACCATTCCCGGTGAAATAGAAAAAGAAATCACCGAATCACTACAAGAAAAATCAGATCCTCTTCTCAAAAAAATAGATACCACCATCACCTCTATAAATAAGATATTCACAGGATTTGGAAATGGCGGAGAAAAAATAAATGAAAGTATAACCCATATAAATGAAATACTCATTCAAAATAAAAAACAAATTCACGAAATACTCATATCTTTACATAATACCTCTCTTATATTAGAAAAAACTATACCAAAAGTAGATGCTCTAGTTCTTGATGCCAACACATCTATGAAAAAAATAAACAATATCCCGATAGAAAAAATAGGAGAAAATCTTCTCCTCATTTCTCATAACTTAAACACTACCATTGCCCTTATAAATAAAGGACAAGGAACTATCGGAAAATTCCTTACTCAAGATGATATATACCAAAATTTAAATAACACAATCACAAATTTAGATAGCGTTTTAGTTATCCTAAGAGAAAATCCTCGGCATTACTTCGCTCCTTTTGGTAAAAAAAAGAAAAAAAAATAA
- a CDS encoding amidohydrolase family protein, whose translation MKKIIFIVIFCAIYQSYGQVPEPVKAQQKGIALMNGTAHIGNGTVIQNSVVLFEKGKLVAVADAPSIKLSLDDYDKINVAGKHIYPGLILPSTNLGLEDISAVRATRDYEEVGDFNPNVRSVVAYNTDAEMIATFRYNGILLAQVAPYGGVIGGTSSIMALEGWNWEDAAYLKDDAIYMYWPQKTFPPRWWMSETQPRANPDYKPTVEETEKFFIDAKSYHTADKKDATNIKFEAMKGIFSGEKRLCIYANKRDQIIESIQFAKKMGVTKIVLVGASDAIYTIDFLKENNISVLLTSVHRLPSREDEEVYLPYRLPSILHKAGVLVGLMYDDDLHHNRNLPFFAGTAAAHSDGNLSQEQALSLITSNTAKILGIDNRTGTLEVGKDANIVVSEGDILDMKTSKVTHAFILGKKLNLDGKQQMLYERFKKKYEGK comes from the coding sequence ATGAAGAAAATAATTTTTATAGTAATTTTTTGTGCTATATACCAGAGTTATGGACAGGTGCCCGAGCCAGTAAAAGCTCAACAAAAAGGCATAGCCCTCATGAACGGAACAGCACATATAGGAAATGGTACGGTGATTCAAAACTCCGTTGTCTTATTTGAAAAAGGAAAACTCGTAGCAGTAGCAGATGCTCCTTCTATAAAATTAAGCCTAGATGATTATGATAAGATAAACGTAGCTGGAAAACATATCTACCCTGGACTTATACTCCCCAGCACAAATTTAGGATTAGAAGATATATCCGCTGTAAGGGCAACTCGTGACTATGAAGAAGTAGGAGATTTTAATCCGAATGTTCGTTCCGTAGTTGCATATAATACAGATGCAGAAATGATTGCTACTTTTCGGTATAATGGGATTCTTTTAGCACAGGTAGCGCCTTATGGTGGTGTTATTGGAGGAACTTCTTCTATTATGGCATTAGAAGGATGGAACTGGGAAGATGCTGCCTATTTGAAAGATGATGCTATTTATATGTATTGGCCTCAAAAAACATTCCCCCCCCGTTGGTGGATGAGCGAAACACAACCTCGTGCTAATCCTGATTACAAACCAACAGTAGAGGAAACAGAGAAATTTTTTATTGATGCCAAATCCTATCATACTGCTGATAAAAAAGATGCTACCAATATTAAATTCGAAGCGATGAAAGGGATTTTTTCCGGTGAAAAACGCCTTTGTATCTATGCCAATAAACGAGACCAAATTATAGAATCCATTCAATTTGCAAAGAAAATGGGGGTCACTAAAATTGTCCTCGTTGGTGCGTCCGATGCAATCTATACAATAGATTTTTTGAAAGAAAATAATATATCCGTCCTCCTTACCAGTGTGCATAGATTACCTTCCCGTGAAGATGAAGAAGTATACCTCCCGTATCGCCTCCCTTCTATTCTTCATAAAGCAGGTGTTTTAGTCGGATTAATGTATGACGACGACCTCCACCATAATAGAAATCTTCCTTTTTTTGCGGGAACAGCAGCAGCTCATTCGGATGGAAACCTTTCCCAAGAGCAAGCATTATCTCTCATAACCTCCAATACTGCTAAAATTCTCGGTATAGATAATAGAACAGGAACATTAGAAGTAGGAAAAGATGCAAATATAGTTGTATCTGAAGGAGATATACTCGATATGAAAACATCAAAAGTAACACACGCTTTCATTCTCGGAAAAAAATTAAATTTAGACGGAAAACAACAAATGCTCTACGAAAGGTTTAAAAAGAAATACGAAGGAAAATAA
- a CDS encoding NADH-quinone oxidoreductase subunit C, giving the protein MKTIEYILSIFFDVKILENTYPKGIIIEKDIFREVCLFLRDDANLFFDHLACITAIDNGVEANNMEINYVWYSYPYSNSLLGRIIIPRETNLPNEMQIPTISDIWKTANWHEREIYDLFGIFFEGHPDPRRILLPSDWEGHPLRKDYKPQEFFHGLKVTTEHL; this is encoded by the coding sequence ATGAAAACAATAGAGTATATCCTATCCATCTTTTTTGATGTGAAAATATTAGAAAACACCTATCCCAAAGGAATAATCATTGAAAAAGATATTTTCAGAGAAGTATGCTTATTTTTAAGAGACGATGCCAATCTTTTTTTTGACCATCTCGCTTGTATCACAGCAATAGATAATGGAGTAGAAGCAAATAATATGGAAATAAACTATGTTTGGTATTCTTACCCATATAGTAATTCTCTATTAGGAAGAATTATTATTCCCAGAGAAACCAACCTTCCCAATGAAATGCAAATCCCCACCATTTCCGATATATGGAAAACAGCAAACTGGCACGAAAGAGAAATATACGACCTCTTTGGGATTTTTTTTGAGGGACATCCCGACCCCCGAAGAATCTTATTGCCAAGTGATTGGGAAGGACATCCTCTCAGAAAAGACTATAAACCACAAGAGTTCTTTCATGGACTCAAAGTTACCACCGAACATTTATAA
- a CDS encoding GLUG motif-containing protein, producing MLYYTFIYCLIDKVKKKVEGIFAMAQRTISLFFISYITCLESIFLRKDHFVKEFTKIPLIGVVIMGCITYESNSQTTTDSDGDELIEIVYIEDLDAIRYNLTGTCSSFCSGYELTRNLDFNNPSSYRSGSVNTSYTTGSGWIPIGTATIVAQNIQGNFFDAVFEGNAYTINNLYINRRTTNIVGLFGITGTTTTIKNLCLRNVSVLGNDFVGGLVGYNFGGVIDKNCATGYVDGNNNVGGLVGVNYIYGVISQSYATGSISGDSLVGGLVGSNPGSLTESNIRGIITQSYATGDVSGSTFVGGLVGINIGYIDHTYWNKNATQTENRMPRGNNAKLGIGTDISSSYVYIKGFTLAALQSPTGLETDSIRELGPGFVYIPGHLPAIHTGARLSLNNVSFTQTTPSITNIGDSVAIENLKQGTVTTRATVILDGIHFTADVIDETNITYPYTIQYIENGTGIGIIGSQNIEIHFTDIGNKTYGDAPFLLSAISSSGLSVSYFASNTLLQISGNTSRIQGVGTVSITAYIKNDTLFGFASQILTINKKYQSISLQKAAHSISFGALGTKTFGNEPFVLSARSSASLPVVFSASNTLVTININTVTLNGAGTVNIIAYSTGNINYLEASETQTLVIHEFIKVIPSLAFNTIPTLTVGQIYPLMATSNSSARITINSSNEKIVSVSGTILTGTIAAIGTGTVIITASQQANAQFHSSTTQQTVTVINANILHHNLLTFVEKGNPAIHIFPNPAQDYLTIQSTVKIEGYSVYGLDGSLALKGKDLSIHIQSLKKGEYILVIYGERIEVLKVEKIIKE from the coding sequence ATGCTATATTACACATTCATATATTGTCTAATAGACAAGGTCAAAAAAAAAGTAGAAGGTATATTTGCTATGGCACAGAGAACAATATCTTTATTTTTTATCTCCTATATTACATGTTTAGAAAGTATTTTTTTGAGAAAGGATCACTTTGTAAAAGAATTTACAAAAATACCTTTGATAGGAGTAGTAATCATGGGGTGTATTACTTATGAAAGCAATTCACAAACTACTACAGATTCTGATGGGGACGAACTTATAGAGATAGTGTACATAGAAGATTTAGATGCTATCAGATATAATCTCACAGGTACTTGTAGTTCATTTTGTAGTGGTTATGAGCTAACGAGAAATTTGGACTTTAATAACCCATCTTCTTATAGATCGGGAAGTGTAAATACTTCTTACACTACGGGAAGTGGATGGATTCCCATTGGAACTGCTACTATTGTTGCACAAAACATACAAGGAAATTTCTTTGATGCTGTCTTTGAAGGAAATGCTTATACCATAAATAATCTGTATATAAATAGAAGAACTACTAATATTGTAGGTCTTTTTGGAATCACAGGCACTACTACTACTATAAAAAATCTATGCCTCAGAAATGTCTCTGTCTTAGGCAATGATTTTGTTGGTGGATTAGTGGGATATAATTTTGGTGGAGTAATAGATAAAAACTGCGCTACAGGATATGTTGATGGTAATAATAATGTGGGCGGATTGGTGGGTGTCAATTATATTTATGGAGTAATAAGTCAAAGCTATGCTACGGGATCTATCTCGGGAGATTCTCTTGTCGGAGGGTTGGTGGGATCAAATCCTGGTTCTCTCACAGAATCAAATATTCGTGGAATAATAACTCAAAGTTATGCTACAGGAGATGTCTCGGGTTCTACTTTTGTCGGAGGATTGGTAGGAATTAACATTGGATATATAGACCATACCTATTGGAATAAAAATGCTACCCAAACAGAAAATAGAATGCCAAGAGGTAATAATGCTAAATTAGGAATAGGTACAGATATAAGTAGTTCTTATGTTTATATAAAAGGATTCACTCTTGCTGCTCTGCAAAGCCCTACCGGATTAGAAACAGACAGCATTCGAGAATTAGGACCGGGTTTTGTATATATACCAGGACACTTACCTGCAATCCATACAGGAGCAAGATTATCCCTAAATAACGTATCCTTTACTCAGACAACACCAAGTATTACTAATATAGGAGATAGCGTAGCAATAGAAAATCTAAAGCAGGGAACTGTTACTACTCGTGCTACTGTCATTTTAGATGGAATCCATTTTACAGCTGATGTTATAGATGAAACCAACATAACATACCCTTATACCATTCAATACATTGAAAATGGAACAGGAATAGGTATTATAGGTAGTCAGAATATAGAAATACACTTTACTGATATAGGTAATAAAACATACGGGGACGCACCTTTTTTACTCTCAGCAATATCTTCTTCGGGATTATCTGTTTCTTATTTTGCATCTAACACCCTCTTACAAATCAGTGGAAATACTTCAAGAATACAAGGAGTAGGCACTGTCAGTATTACTGCCTACATTAAAAATGATACTCTTTTTGGCTTTGCAAGTCAAATACTTACTATAAACAAGAAATATCAAAGTATATCTTTACAGAAAGCAGCTCATAGTATATCTTTTGGAGCATTAGGCACGAAAACTTTTGGAAACGAACCTTTTGTTTTATCAGCAAGATCTTCTGCGAGTTTACCTGTTGTATTTTCTGCTTCCAATACTTTAGTAACTATCAATATTAATACTGTCACTCTCAACGGAGCAGGAACGGTAAATATTATCGCTTATAGTACGGGAAACATTAATTATTTAGAAGCTTCTGAAACACAAACATTAGTTATACATGAATTTATTAAAGTTATCCCATCCCTTGCTTTTAATACTATTCCTACCCTCACCGTAGGACAAATATATCCATTGATGGCAACTTCTAATAGTTCTGCCCGCATAACTATTAATTCAAGTAACGAGAAAATAGTAAGCGTAAGTGGAACTATTCTCACCGGTACTATTGCTGCAATAGGAACAGGAACAGTCATTATTACAGCGAGTCAACAAGCAAACGCACAGTTTCATTCATCTACTACACAACAAACAGTCACAGTAATAAATGCAAATATCCTACACCATAATCTTCTTACTTTCGTAGAAAAAGGAAACCCTGCTATACACATATTTCCTAATCCCGCTCAAGATTATCTTACTATACAAAGTACAGTGAAGATAGAGGGGTATTCCGTTTATGGATTAGATGGATCTTTAGCATTAAAAGGCAAAGATTTATCCATACATATACAATCTCTCAAAAAAGGAGAATATATTTTGGTAATATATGGAGAAAGAATAGAAGTTTTGAAAGTGGAAAAGATAATAAAAGAATAG